A region of the Anaerolineae bacterium genome:
CCGTAAGAACCCCAATCAGCCACAGAGCGGTTGAAGCTTGATAAGTTTTGGCCAAAATCTCATCTTTAGAGAAAAAGCCGGAAATAAACGGGAACCCGGCCAGGGCCAGGCCCCCGGCCAAAAACGTTAGCCAGGTCAGCTTCATTTTGTTTTTTAACCCACCCATGCGGCGAATATCAATCACGTCGTGCAGGGCGTGCATCACCGAACCCGCGCCCAAAAAGAGCAGGGCTTTAAAAAAGGCGTGCGTGGTCAGGTGGAACATGGCCGAGGTGTACGCGCCCACGCCGGCGGCCAGAAACATGTAACCAAGCTGGCTGACCGTGGAGTAGGCCAGGATCCGTTTTAAGTCAACCTGCACCAGGGCGATGGTGGCCGCAAACAGGGCCGTGGCTGCGCCAATGAAGGCCACCAGCATAGAAACGCCCGGCGATAAGGTATACAACACGTGGCTGCGCGCAATCATATACACCCCGGCCGTAACCATTGTGGCCGCGTGAATAAGAGCCGAAACAGGGGTTGGCCCGGCCATCGCATCGGGCAGCCACACATACAGCGGAATCTGCGCGCTCTTGCCCACCGCCCCAATAAAGAGCAGCAGGGCAATCCAGGTGATGGCGGCGGGCATGGTTTGGGCAACTCGCGGCGCTTCGGCAAAAATCGGGGCAAACTGCAAGGTGCCAAAGGTTGTCCAGAGCAAAAAGACGCCCAGGGCAAAGCCTACATCGCCAATCCGGTTGACGATAAAGGCTTTCAGGCCCGATGCGGCCGGGGAGAGCAAAGGGAACAGCTTGACCGGCGGCCGGCCGGGGCCGAGGTCAATGGGGTCTTGTTCCTGGGCCGGCCGATCAAACCAAAACCCAATGAGCAAATAAGAACATAAACCCACCAGCTCCCAGCCCACGTACATCAGCAGATAATTATCGCCCAGCACCAGCACCAGCATGGAGGCAATGAAAAGATTGAGAAACGTGAAGAAGCGGGCATAATCGCGGTCGGGGTGAGCGGGGCCATTTTCAGCGCGATGCACCATATAATCGGTGGCGTAAACGTGGATGAGAAAACCAACGCCGGTGACCACCAGCACCATCAGCAAAGAGAGGGGATCAACCAGCAAGCTGACCGAAACGTTAAAGTCACCAATTGCGGCCCAGGTCCACAGGGGCACAACCACCGCCCCGGTCTGCCCCAGTTGGAAAGCAGCGATCACGCCCACCATAAAAGCGCCAAGCACGGCCAGGGAGGCTACCGCCCCCACCACCTGGTATCCCAGGCGGCGGCCCCAGATGCCGTTTAAAACCACCCCTACAATTGGCAAAAAAATGGTCAGCCAGATTAGTTGGATCATTGACAATACACCCACAGAAACCTATAGATATTCAGAATGAGCTACCATCTACTCCTTACGGTATCTTTTTCACCCTTTTAAGGAGTTCATTTCATCGGTGTTGACAGTTTGTTTATGGCGATTCAGTTCAACCAACAGGGCCAGCCCCACAGCCACTTCCACCGCAGCCACCGCCATAATCATAAACACAAAAATTTGCCCGGCGGCAGAGTCAAGATAACGCGAAAAAGCCACAAAAGAAAGGTTGACGGCGTTCATCATCATCTCAATGCACATTAACACAACAATGGCATTGCGCCGGATAAGCACGCCGCCTGCGCCTATGGCAAACAAAATGGCGCTGAGCAGCAAATAATAGGAAACGGGGACGTCGTTGATCATTGATTTTCCTCCGGCCCGGCGCGTTCTTGGGGTTGGCGGGCCAACCAAACCACGCCCACAATGCCCACCAGCAACAACACCGAGGCCAGTTCAAAGGCCAAAAGATAATCGGTAAATAGGGCGCGGCTGATCATTTGCGTTTGCCCATATTGCTGCACGGCGGCAGTGGTGAGATCGCCGGTTTTGCCGGCAGTTTGAAAAACATGATTATTTTCAAAAACAGCCGTGCCAATAATGGTCAACAAAACCAGGCCCAGGGCCGCTAAAAAAGCATTGCGCACGGTCAGCCAGGTTGACACCTTTTCGCCCAACTCCGCGCCCAGAAGCATAACCACAAACAAAAACAGCACCACAATAGCGCCCGCATACACCAGTATTTGCACAATGGCCAAAAATTGCGCGTTGAGCATAAAGTAAAAAACGGCCAGAGCGCAAAAATTTACCAGCAGAGAGAGGGCGCTGTGCACCACGTTTTTATTAAAAATAACCCCAAAGGCAGCCACCACGGCCATGGCCGCCAGGATAAAAAAGAATATTAGGCCCATTCTATCATCACGTTCCGGCTTTTGCTTTAATTTTTCCCCACGTTGGCCCGCTCAAATAAACCTCATCATCACGAACAACAATGTGCGGCGGGTGGTGGGGTTCCAGGAGTCTCTCTTTGGTGTAAACGGCAGCCCAGCGGTCATATTCGGCCAGAGCAAAATCGTGTTCCAGCACAATGGCTTCGGTGGGACAGGCTTCGGCGCAGTAGCCGCAAAAGATGCAGCGCAGCATGTTGATTTCATATACTTTGGCGTACCGCTCGCCCGGCGAGTAGCGCTCTTCATCGGTATTCTCAGCAGACTCTACATAAATACAATCGGTGGGACAGGCCGCCGCGCACAACGAGCAGCCAATACATCGCTCCAGGCCGTTAGCGTAGCGTTTTAAAACGTGGCGCCCCCGGAAACGGGGGTAAACGGCTACCGGCTCGCTGGGAAATTCATTGGTGACCGGCCTGGTGAAAAAATATTTCAGGGTCACGCCCATGGCCCGGACAATTTCTACTGCGCCGGTAAAAATATTTTTGACGCCTTTAAAAATTGGCTTCATCTATCTCTCTTTCTAAACAACCCGGCTACTATACTACCAATGCCCCAAGATAGAATTGTACACAGCCACGCCTATGGCCGTGACAATCAAATTCAAAATCCCTAACGGCAACAGGAATTTCCAGCAAAACTGCATCATCTTGTCAAAACGCACGCGCGGCACGCTGGCCCGAATCCACAAGATCAAAAAAATCACCAACGTGACCTTGATGAGCAGATAAATCACGCCCAAAAAGGGGTAGGCGTTCACCCCCGGCCCTTGCCAACCGCCCAAAAAGATGGTGGAGGCAATGAAACTTAACACCACAGCATGAACATATTCGGCCCCAAAAAATAGACCAAACTTCATGCCCCCGTATTCGGTGACAAAACCGCCGATCAATTCGTTTTCCGTTTCCGGCAGGTCAAAGGGGGAACGCCCGGCTTCGGCCAGGGCGCTGATAAAAAACACAATAAAAGCCACCGGCTGAATAAAAATGAACCACCCTAACCCGCCCCACAAACCTTGCAACTGCACCAGCTCATTTAACCGCAGCGTGCCGGCCATCAGCGTTACACTCAGTAGAGCCGCCCCCATTGGCAATTCATAACTGAGCATCTGGGCGCCGGTCCGCAGGCCGCCTAACAACGAATATTTGTTGTTGCTCGACCAACCGGCCAGGATCACACCATACGTGCCCAAGCTGCCGACGGCCAGGATGTAGAGCAGGCCCACGTTAACGTCGGCCACCCAGGGGGTAATCTCAATAGACGCGCCAAAAAGCCGCTGACTAAAGGGCAGCACAAAGGGTTGGCTGGCCAGGGGCACCACGGCAAACCCAATCAAGGCCGGCACCAACGCCAAAGCCGGCGCAATCAGGTAAACGAGCCGGTCCACGTGGGTAGGGATGACCTCTTCTTTAAAGAACATCTTGAACATATCGGCAATGGGCTGCAACAGGCCAAACTTCCCGGCCCGGTTGGGGCCGTAACGCAGCGTAAAACGAGCCAGCGCTTTTCGCTCAATGAGCGTCATTGCGGCAAAACTCAACATAAGAGCCGTCCCAATGATGAGAATTTTGATGATTTCGACAATGGTGGTGATAATTGTTGGATCCATAAGTCAATTGTCACTGCAAATAGGGATTAGGGGTTAAAAAGTTCGACTCCTTCCTACTTCTTTTCTACCTTTACGCGGGCATATAAACCACCGGGGCCAACCAGCTTTTCTGCCGGATAGCCGGCCAGGTTACGCGGCAAGATGGCTATACCCTCGGCCAACACCCGGTTGACCTGCACCGGCAGGTCCACCGATACCCCCTTACGCGATACGGTAACCGGATCGCCGCAACTCAGTTTTAACCTGTCGGCGTCGGGGCGGGAAAGGACCAATCTTGGTTGAACAAGATGCGCCTTAACCACCTCGGCTTCGGCCAGCAAACGGCCTCCATCATACAATACGCGGGGGGCCACCAGGGTTAGATCGCCCTCCGCCGGAGACGGGCCGGCGGGCGCAATGAAACGCAAGGGCAATTTGGTCTCGCCTTCGGCCAGGGTAGGCCATTGTAAACCCTCGCGCACGTCGGCGGTGAAACTCATGCCCTGGTAGATGTAATGGGCGGTCTTACGCGCCAGGGAAACCGGCGCGGTCAAATTGGCAAATTCCATCCCGGCGTAAAGGGGCACGGCCCGCGTAATTTCGGCCATTACCCCATCGGCCGAAGCATAGGCCCAATCCGCGCCCATTTGCCCGGCCAGGGCGGTCAGGATCAACCAATCGGGCCTGGCCCGGCCCGGCGCGGGCGCGCCCGGATCAAAAACCTGCACCCGGCGTTCCAAATTGGTAAAACTGCCGTCCCGTTCGGCCACGCCGCAGGCGGGCAGCACCACGTGGGCCAGTTGAGCCGTTTCGGTTAAGAATAAATCCTGAACCGCCAAAAAGTCAAGCCGGCCAAGCGCGGCCCGGTAAGATTCGCTCTCTGCCGCCGGGTCCGCGCCGGCAATGAGCATGGCCTTGACCGGGGATTTTTTGGGCGTTTGGCCCAGCATTTCCAGGGCCGATAAACCCGGCTCTCCCTCAAGCGGCACATAGCCCGGCAGGCGGTCGGGCGCAAGCCCCATATCTGCCGCGCCCCGGCTGTTGGCGTGGGGCAACACGGCCAGCAAACCGTTGTTGGGTTTGCCCGCGTGGCCCGTCACCAGGGCCAAGGCTTCCAAAGCAGCTCGGAGGGCCGGATCGTTGCCCGCTTCCAACCCAAAAATAATGATACCGTTATCCGCCCGGGCAAAAGCCGCGGCGGCCGCTTCAATCTCAACGGCGGGAACGCCGGTAATATCCGCTACTTTGTTGAGCGGATAATCTGCCAGCGCCTTTTTTAACCCGGCCAAGCCAACGGCCCGGGTGTCAACAAAGGCCTGATCCAGCAGTCCCTGCCCTACTACCGAGGCCAGCAGGCCCAAGGCCAGGTGCGCCGCCGTGCCATAACGATACCGCAGCCGGGTTTGGGCCTGGGCGTCGAGTTTGGTCCGCCTGCCGCCGGCATTGATCACCTGCGCCCCGCGCCGGGCGGCCGCGCCCGCCACCCGCAGGTAAAGAATGGGGGCTTCCTGGTCCAAATCCGAGCCAATAACCAGAAGGGTTGTTCCCCGGCCAACCCGCCCTAAATCCGTGCCTGCGCCCACGCCAACGGTAAAAGCCGTTTCATCGGCCAGGGCCGCATTCAGGCCCACTCGATGATCAAGGTTGTGCGTGCCAATAATCTCCCGAAAAAACTTCTGGAACAGGTAGAGGTCTTCATTAGGCAAACGCGCCCCGGCAATCCCGCCCAGGGCATTGGGGCCGTAGGTCTCTTTAACGGCCGTAAACTTTTCGGCCACCAGCCGCAGGGCTTCGCGCCAATCGGTTTCAACCAGTTGGCCCTGGCGGCGAACCAGCGGCATGGTCAGCCGGCGCGGGCTGCCGTTGAAATGATGCCCAAACCGGCCCTTGTCGCAAAGCCAAATCTCATTGACCGCTTCATTTTGCCGCGGCATCACCCGGCGAATCGTGCCGGCGCGCGTGCCCAAAACCGTGTTGCAGCCTACCCCGCAATGATTACAAATGCTGGGCACGTTGGTCAATTCCCAGGGTCGCGCCCCAAAACGAAAATCGCGGGTGGTCAGCGCCCCCACCGGGCAGATGTCGGTGGTATTGCCGGAGTAGTGGCTGTTAAAAGGCGGGTTAGAGTAGCTGACAATGTGGGCGTAGCGGCCCCGTTCTTCAAGGGCCAAAACCGGGTCGTGGGCAATTTCATCTTGAAAACGCACGCAGCGGGCACAGATGATGCAGCGCTCCATGTCCAGTACAATCAAATCGCCCAGGGGATATTTTTTGGGAAAGTGCTGCTTGTCCTCGTAATCAAAGCGGCTCAAGCCCGGGCCGTGGCGGAGGGTTAAATCTTGCAGGGGGCACTCCCCGCCTTTATCGCACACGGGGCAATCCAGCGGGTGGCTGGTCAGCAAAAATTCCAGCACTGCTTTACGGTCGGCCAGGGCCGCCTCTGAATCAATGTTAACCACCATGCCCGGGGAGACCGGCGTGGTGCAGGCCGTCACCGGTTTGGGGGAAAAGCGGATGACGGGCTGATCGTGCTCGTCCAGAACCGGCTCGCCCGTATCCCGGTTGATAACCGGCGCGCCCACTTCCACCAAACACATCCGGCACATGCCCACCGGCTCCATTTTGGCGTGATAACAAAACACCGGGATTTCTTTGCCTATTTTTTTGGCTGCCTCGACGATGAGCGTTCCCGGGGGAACGGTAACTGTAAAGCCGTCAATGGTTAGCGTAATTTGCTGGGTCATTTTTTGATCTGCATTAACTCAATCTTGTTTAAAAACTACCGGCAGAAAAACATCAGCTCGATCCAGGCCCAGGGTAAAATCGCCCAGATACATAGTTGTAACGCTTAATTCCTGGCCTACGTATTTACACTGATCTACCTGGCAGAGATCAAGCCATTGTTGCCGGTCTTCTTGCCACCGCCAGAGATGTATCTTTTCAATTGGGGTAAGCAAGGTAGGAATCCGCAAGGTGAAGGTTATGGGTGAAGCCAGTTGGGAAATGGCCGTACCCGCAGGAATATTTGTCGCCGTCAACCTAAAATCGTAACCTGATGGGTGTGGGAAACGGGGGTCCACAGGGACCATCGGCCCACTCAATTCTGAAAAGGTGAAGGCAGTGGTTTGGGTGAGAATACCCGTTGTCATGGCCAGCCAAGTGGTGGGCGTCCAAATTCCGCTACTGTTCAGTTGCGTATGCGTAATGGCCAGAACTCGGTTTATTACGGTGGTAGCGGTTGAGCCAACTGCATCAACCTCGGTTCCATAAACAGAGGTATAGCGGGCCAAACCATGATTCCATAACACCATTCCACTGTAAGTGCGGGTAGCAGTGACCATCAGGCTAAATGAAATGGTTTCTCCTGGATCAATGTTTAGATTACTCCAGGTGGCCGAACCGTTATGGTCACATCCTGATGAACAAGCCCCAAAATTGAGAAAGGGATAGAGTTGATCTTTTACAAGGAACCCTTTGGCCACACTAAAGCCGGTGTTGGTCACGGAGAGGGTATAGGTGAGCATTTGTCCAGACTCAACCACCGCTGGCGTGACAATTTTGGTCAGTTGTAAGTGGGGGCCCATTGCTTCTTGGAGATCCACCTCCGGTTTACCCACAAAGGCATTGTTATACTGCCAGCGTTCACTCCAATAGTCTTTATCAAGCCACATAACGTAAGCGGCATTATGGGGATAGGTTGAACGATCTACTGTAGCGGCATTAAAGTCAAAGTACGACTCGTAAGCTTTGCCCAGGGTTTGCCCGGCAAACAGATAACGCACATACATTTGAAATGCATTACCAAACCAATTAGCATAATAACCGGAGATGTTTAAATCTACAAAGGGATGGGCATACATGCCAACCCGTCGTTTGGCCTCAGTAATATCAATTTGACCTTCACCCGCGGCGCTTGATGAGCCAGCCGTAAAACAACCGTAAAGCATTACAATAGCATTGGGAGCCAAATTTAAATCGTTGCGAATATCATCCGAAGAAACAAATTTATCTTTGAGCGCAAATCCTCCCACCCAAGTGGGCGGCATGTCGCCAGAATAAACGCCATGTCCCCGATAAAAAAGAAAGTGGGCGCCATTGGCAGCGGTTTTTATTTGTTCCCAATTGTTGTTGGGGGTATAGAATTTGTATACTGTTACGCCATGAGCCTGCAACTCTGCGGCGGCCAGATCCATATTTTGTTTTTCTTCTGTTGTCCAACTCCCGCCATCGCCATCTATTGGCCCCACCAACAACACGGCTTTGAGCGGCGGCAGGTTTTGAGCAACACCCACCTTTTCTGCGTTTTGGGCAAATTGCGGCGCAGAAACACCATCAGGGGGTCGGGGCGGATAGGGCGGGTGTTGAGGGGTAGGGGGAGGAGAAGCTGCGCCGGTGGGCGGATGCATGCTCAAGATCAAGATGAAACCAACCAGCCAGGCCCCAGCCATGGACAGGCAAAACCGTGCTATCTGTTTAAACATAAAAATATCCCCCTATCAAATTGGATAACAAAATCAGAGTCATCGCCATTATCTTCAATACACATGCATACATGCATCAAATCCGGCGCGGTTTTCCCTGTTTCAACTTTTTCACGGGCCAACGCCTCGTACTCATCCGCAAACAATTCAAGGCTCGTGCGCACGCCGGGCACCACAAACTCTCCCAGCAAACAAAAGCAATTGCCTTCCATCTGGCTGATAATGGTTTCTAGCAACGCAATATCCTGTTTTGTGCCGTCTCCCTCGCGCAGTTTACGGTAGACGGCCGCCAGCCAGTGCGTTCCTTCGCGGCAGGGGCTGCACTTACCGCAGCTTTCGTGCTTAAAAAATTTGATGTTTTTTTCGGCGGCCCACACCGCGTTTACAGTTTCATCCAAAATGATAAACGAGGCCGAGCCAAGCATCGAGCCGGCGGCGGCCATAGACTCGTAGTCCATGGGCGTGTCCAGCTTATCCGCGCCCATAATGGCCGAGGACGCGCCGGCGGGCAAAATACCCTTAACCGCTTTGCCCTCAATCACGCCGCCGCCACATTCTTCAATAAGATAGCGGATCGGGGTTCCCAGCGGCAGTTCATAATTACCCGGCCGGTTGACCCGCCCGCTCAGACAAAAGATTTTAGTGCCGGGGCTTTTTTCGGGGCCAAACTGGCGATACCAATCGGCCCCATTGGCGATGATGGGCGGGACGTTGGCCAGGGTTTCAACATTGTTAATGACGGTCGGTTTGGCGTATAATCCCGCCACGGCCGGAAACGGGGGGCGGCTGCGGGGCTGGCCCAACACGCCTTCCAGGCTATTAAGCAGGGCGGTCTCCTCGCCGCAGATGTAGGCCCCGGCCCCCAGGTGCAGGTACAGGTTCAGAGAAAAATTGCTACCCAAAATGTTCCGGCCCAAAAAGCCCTGGGCGTAGGCTTCGTCCACCGCCTGCCGGAGGGTGGTAGTAAAAAGGGTTTTAAATTCGCCGCGCCCGTAGATGTAGGCCGTTTCCGCGCCCACGGCATAGGCGCACAAGGCGATGCCCTCAAGCAATTGGTGAGGGTTGGCTTCCATAATTTCCCGGTCTTTAAAAGTGCCCGGCTCGCTCTCATCGGCATTAACCACCACGTACTTGGGGAAAACGTCTTTGGGGATAAAGCCCCACTTGACCCCCGCCGGAAAACCGGCCCCGCCGCGCCCGCGCAGCCCCGCCGTTCTCACCTCGTTGATCACTGCCTCCGGCAGCATGGCGGCCAGGGCGTGTTTGAGGGCCTGGTAACCGCCGTGAGCCAGATAAGTATCAATCTGGTGGATATTGGCCACATCTCGATGTCGCAGCAAAACGTGTTGTGCCAGTAATTTATTGACCATAATTTAAACGTCCGTGGTTATTATGACGACCAACGACCAATGACCAACGACCAATGACCAGCGATCAAATTTCGTCGTTCGTCGTCCCTCGTCCTTTCTTCGTCGCCCCTTGTCCTTCGTCCTTCGTCGTCCTTTCTACTCTTTTGCAACCACCGGCAAATAATATTTTTTCCAGTTGGTCAAAACCGGAACGCTACCCAGCGCCGATACACCCTGGGCGCAGGAAACCCGGTAGGCCACGTTAGCGATACTGCCCGTTGTGGTCACCTCAAAATTTACCTCGGTGACGCCCCCGTTGGCGGCCAAACTGGGCACCGTCCAGGAGACAATGTTGCCGGGCATTAACGTCCCACCGCTAACATAGTTTGCCCCCACCGGGATCGCATCGGTGATGACCACGCCGGTGGCGGGGGTAATCCCGCTGTTGGTGACGGTCAACGTGTAAGCGATGAGTTCGCCGGGGTTGGCCGTTTCCGGGCCGCGTTTGGTGAGGGTCAGGATGGGCAGGTCGGTGATGGTGACCGAGGTGGTATCCTCGTCGCTCAAGCTGCCGGTATCCGTGGCCCTTACCCGAAACACGGCCTCGCCTAACGTTCCGGGCGCTACAAAAGTAACCTGGGCTGCGTGATGCTGGCTCAAACTCACCGGCGGGCCGCTTTCCTGAACCCACTCGTAAACCAGCGCATCGCCATCGGCGTCCCAACTGCCGCCGGCGTTTAAGCTTACAGTTGCGCCGGGCGGCACAGTTTGGGCTGAGCCGGCCCGGGCTACGGGCGAACGTTCCACCCAAACCGGGCTGCTGTAGGCCGGATAGGTCCAGCCATCGTAATAAGCCTCGGCGTAATAATAATGGCCCAGGTAGGCCGGCAGGCTTGGCGTCCAGGTGTATAACGATGTGCCGGGATACGTGGGCAGCGAGGCGCCAACCAAACGCACCCCATTATCGTACACGGCCAGCCGGAGTGGTTCTCCTGCCGCCTGGGGGTCGTACACGTAAACCGTAAAATTAAGCGTAGCCGGGTCCGGCACCGCCGACCCCATCCAATAACCATTGGCTTGCATTACCAGGGCCATACTTTGGCCGTGCGGCGATACGTAAAACGTGCGCCTGGCCCGCGCGGCTTCCAGGATGGCCGCTTCGGTCAAACTCGACGCCAGCAGGCCCATAAATTTTTGCGACCCCCAATCGGCCACATGCGTATCGGAATTGAGCAAGTTGCCCACGTGCCAGCCCTGGTTAAGGCTCAACAAACTCTGGTCGGCGCGCAGTATTTCGCGCAGGGTTATCTGGTGGTCAACCACGCCATCGTAGGCAAAGTTGTAAAAATTAAAATCGGGCAGAGGATGATTGAATTGACCGATCGCGGCCGGTTGGGCCGCCAACCAGGCGTAAAAATCCACCAACTCCCGATAACGTTCGTCGGTCCAAACCACAAACGTGTCGGTGTTCAGCACGTTCAGGTGTCCGGCGGAATGGGTAAACTCAAATCCCCGCAGCCCAATAAACGCCCCGGCAACGGTAGCGGCATTAGCCCGGGTAAGAATTTCCTGCCACCGGGTCTGGTTAAGGTGCGTGTCGTGGCCGGTCAGGGCCATAAATTCCAGGCCGTTGGCCCGGCCCACCACAAAAGCCTGGGCCGGGGTGCCCGGCAAATAGTTATCGTCCACATAACCGGAATGGGTATGCAGGTCGCCAAAGTAAATCGTCATCCCGCCCAGGGGGATATTGGCCGCGCCTAAATCCTGGCCAAAAACAACCGGGCCGGAAAAGGTGGTAAACGTCCACGAAAAGTCATCAGGTAGAGCGTATCCCGTCGCATCTCGCGCGCCCGCGGTCACGGTGGCCGTATAGGTGGTATGGGGCAGCAACGGCGCGCCAGGATAAAAGATGACCATGTTGTTCACCGAAATGTAGTCTACCCGGCCCCGCACCCGAGTATGGCCCTGCTCAACGTAAAAGGTATCGGCTTTGAGCGTATCCGCCGCCATAGGCCCGGCAAAAGTGGCCGACACCAGGGTATAGGTAGGCACGTCCCGCACGCCCACCAGCGGGTTGGTTTGTTTGATAAAGGCGTTCAACGCGCCCGCGGTCACATCGTCGGGGCGGGCAAACTCACAAT
Encoded here:
- a CDS encoding Ig-like domain-containing protein, yielding MRVVFKPAITFVVIGAALLALWPLVFPAGMAMANGPTPTPAPGQATAPRCRLELGADCEFARPDDVTAGALNAFIKQTNPLVGVRDVPTYTLVSATFAGPMAADTLKADTFYVEQGHTRVRGRVDYISVNNMVIFYPGAPLLPHTTYTATVTAGARDATGYALPDDFSWTFTTFSGPVVFGQDLGAANIPLGGMTIYFGDLHTHSGYVDDNYLPGTPAQAFVVGRANGLEFMALTGHDTHLNQTRWQEILTRANAATVAGAFIGLRGFEFTHSAGHLNVLNTDTFVVWTDERYRELVDFYAWLAAQPAAIGQFNHPLPDFNFYNFAYDGVVDHQITLREILRADQSLLSLNQGWHVGNLLNSDTHVADWGSQKFMGLLASSLTEAAILEAARARRTFYVSPHGQSMALVMQANGYWMGSAVPDPATLNFTVYVYDPQAAGEPLRLAVYDNGVRLVGASLPTYPGTSLYTWTPSLPAYLGHYYYAEAYYDGWTYPAYSSPVWVERSPVARAGSAQTVPPGATVSLNAGGSWDADGDALVYEWVQESGPPVSLSQHHAAQVTFVAPGTLGEAVFRVRATDTGSLSDEDTTSVTITDLPILTLTKRGPETANPGELIAYTLTVTNSGITPATGVVITDAIPVGANYVSGGTLMPGNIVSWTVPSLAANGGVTEVNFEVTTTGSIANVAYRVSCAQGVSALGSVPVLTNWKKYYLPVVAKE